One genomic region from Methanobrevibacter sp. encodes:
- a CDS encoding dihydromethanopterin reductase (acceptor), whose product MKIGWAFTGAGHLLKESVEAMEELAAYHDLTVFLSQASEEVLKMYGLYDRVVAVTGGRYNELATDSNQKFSFPITGRLSLGKYDLLIVSPTTANTVAKIVHGISDTLVTNAVAQAGKGRVRTLMVPVDIEPGDVDTILPSKLEKTKCQKCDECEAALACPNGAITPHEEIDLLKCIGCGSCKDICPYDAVSTGKIITLHMREIDIENTQKLQKMEGIEIFENPQQVLEKLNLKQ is encoded by the coding sequence ATGAAAATAGGATGGGCTTTTACCGGTGCAGGACATTTGCTTAAGGAAAGTGTTGAAGCTATGGAAGAATTGGCTGCATATCATGACTTGACCGTATTCTTGTCACAGGCTTCTGAAGAGGTATTGAAAATGTACGGCCTTTATGATAGGGTGGTTGCTGTAACCGGTGGAAGGTATAATGAACTTGCAACCGATTCCAATCAAAAGTTCAGTTTTCCAATAACCGGAAGGCTTTCACTTGGAAAGTATGACCTGCTTATCGTATCTCCTACAACTGCAAACACTGTGGCTAAGATAGTTCATGGAATTTCAGACACCCTTGTCACAAATGCTGTAGCTCAAGCCGGCAAGGGAAGGGTGAGAACCCTCATGGTTCCTGTAGACATTGAACCTGGTGATGTGGATACCATATTGCCATCAAAGCTTGAAAAGACCAAATGTCAAAAATGCGATGAATGTGAAGCGGCATTGGCCTGTCCAAACGGTGCAATCACTCCTCATGAGGAAATTGATCTCTTAAAGTGCATCGGTTGCGGATCATGCAAGGACATCTGTCCATATGATGCTGTATCCACAGGAAAAATCATTACTTTGCATATGAGGGAAATAGACATTGAAAACACTCAAAAGCTTCAAAAGATGGAAGGAATCGAGATTTTCGAAAATCCACAGCAAGTTCTCGAAAAATTAAACTTAAAACAATAA
- the glyA gene encoding serine hydroxymethyltransferase, protein MYQYEEDMNKINDLMRVHNDWMRDSINLIASENTTSNDVTTAMVSDLAHRYAEGQAYERLYQGCTYIDQIEDITKQLSCKVYDCTYANVQPVSGVTANLAAFFGFAKAGDKMIAMNIPYGGHISHANVSAAGIRGLKTLEHPFNPEVMNIDVDALNKMILAEKPKIILFGGSLFLFPHPVSEVVDAANEVGATIMYDGAHVLGLIAGKQFQDPLKEGAEVLMGSTHKTFPGPQGGIILSQEENKDLIDNAVFPGVVSNHHLHHLAGLGIATAEMLEFGEDYAKQIIKNAKALAGALAEQGFNVMCEDLGYTESHQVAMDVRDVKRATILAKELELNNIILNKNLIPGDNVNDSDDPSGIRIGTQEITRRGMKEKEMEEVAEFIWRVAEGDNVDIKDEVTEFMSQYRTIHYAFNEEEGYKFIEHI, encoded by the coding sequence ATGTATCAATATGAAGAAGACATGAATAAGATCAATGACTTAATGAGAGTTCATAATGACTGGATGAGAGACAGCATCAACCTCATTGCAAGTGAAAATACAACAAGTAATGACGTTACAACTGCAATGGTTTCTGATTTAGCTCACAGATATGCAGAAGGACAAGCTTACGAAAGATTATACCAAGGATGTACCTACATTGACCAAATTGAGGACATTACAAAACAGTTATCCTGCAAGGTTTACGACTGTACATATGCAAATGTCCAGCCTGTATCAGGTGTAACCGCCAACCTCGCTGCTTTCTTCGGTTTTGCAAAAGCTGGAGACAAGATGATTGCCATGAACATCCCTTACGGAGGACACATCAGCCATGCAAATGTAAGTGCAGCAGGTATCAGAGGATTGAAAACCTTGGAACATCCTTTCAACCCAGAAGTCATGAACATTGATGTTGATGCATTGAACAAGATGATCTTAGCTGAAAAGCCAAAGATCATTCTCTTTGGAGGAAGCTTATTCCTATTCCCACACCCTGTATCTGAAGTTGTTGATGCGGCTAACGAAGTAGGGGCAACCATCATGTACGATGGTGCTCACGTTCTTGGATTGATTGCAGGTAAGCAATTCCAAGACCCTTTGAAAGAAGGAGCTGAAGTCTTGATGGGTAGTACCCACAAGACCTTCCCAGGTCCACAAGGTGGAATCATATTATCTCAGGAAGAAAACAAGGACTTGATTGACAACGCTGTTTTCCCAGGTGTAGTGAGCAATCACCACTTGCACCACTTAGCTGGTTTAGGTATTGCAACTGCAGAAATGCTAGAGTTTGGTGAAGATTATGCTAAACAGATCATCAAAAACGCTAAGGCATTGGCAGGCGCACTTGCAGAACAAGGATTCAATGTAATGTGTGAAGACTTAGGATACACCGAATCCCACCAAGTGGCTATGGATGTCAGAGATGTCAAAAGGGCTACAATATTGGCTAAGGAATTGGAGTTAAACAACATCATTCTTAACAAGAACCTCATTCCTGGTGACAATGTAAATGACAGTGACGACCCATCAGGTATCAGAATCGGTACTCAGGAAATCACCAGAAGAGGAATGAAAGAGAAGGAAATGGAAGAAGTGGCTGAATTCATCTGGAGAGTTGCTGAAGGTGACAATGTAGACATCAAGGATGAAGTAACTGAATTCATGAGTCAGTACAGAACCATTCACTACGCTTTCAATGAAGAGGAAGGATACAAATTCATCGAACACATCTAA